A portion of the Ammospiza nelsoni isolate bAmmNel1 chromosome 35, bAmmNel1.pri, whole genome shotgun sequence genome contains these proteins:
- the LOC132086022 gene encoding LOW QUALITY PROTEIN: zinc finger protein 268-like (The sequence of the model RefSeq protein was modified relative to this genomic sequence to represent the inferred CDS: inserted 2 bases in 1 codon; substituted 1 base at 1 genomic stop codon) — translation MSPEPQADLELRMESREDKSPQQNLVEEAILCSSTAQESNGEEKPQRSRMRRGCKRRSRGSEEERPNLGLGGDRSSELGVHEQVQDGEKPHKCSECGKSFSKRSSLIIHCRIHTGERPYECGQCGKSFKRNSELSRHRRIHTGERPHECPQCGKSFYNRPDLIKHQRSHTGERPYTCGVCGKSFSHSSGLIIHMVIHSGERPYECGQCGKSFRRSYELSRHQRRNTGEQPYKCPECGKSFCKRPDLIKHQRSHMGEGPYECDKCRKMFYTKSNLIKHQRTHTEERPFRCPDCGKGFRYNCTLVIHRRSHTGERPYECDKCRKRFQTSSHLLLHQRIHTDERPFRCPDCGKGFQHNCTLVKHQRIHTGERPYECSECGKSFSQSGNLARHQRSHDGEKSLKCSECGKSFSLRSSLVRHMRIHTEERPYKCDKCRKRFHMSYCLVRHQQSHKGERPFCCPHCAKGFRYNSGLITXPAHHSGERPYECPECGKSFTQNSTLTAHLRTHTGEWPYECAECGKSFRTSSELTIHQRNHPGERPFECGECGNSYQRRCHLTHHMEVHTGLEQPYKCGRCGKSFMSKSHLIDHQTIHTGERPYECVXCMKRFQTSSFFLLHQQLHTDERPFCCPDCRKGFKQNAALISHWCIHTGERPYECSECGKSFCQSSILSRHQQTLH, via the exons ATGTCCCCGGagccccaggcag atctggagctgaggatggagagcagggaggacaaatcccCACAGCAGAACCTCGTGGAAGAGGCCATATTGTGCAGCTCCACAGCACAGGAATCcaatggggaagaaaagccCCAGAGATCCCGcatgaggaggggctgcaaacgcaGATCACGAGgatctgaggaggaaagacccaACCTGGGCCTGGGAGGTGACCGGAGCTCGGAGCTGGGGGTCCATGAGCAGGTTcaggatggggagaagccccacaagtgctcagaatgtgggaagagctttagTAAGAGATCCTCCCTGATCATCCACTGCAgaatccacactggggaacggccctatgagtgtgggcagtgtgggaagagcttcaagAGGAACTCAGAACTGAGCAGACACCGGAGGATCCACACAGGAGAACGGCCCcatgagtgtccccagtgtgggaagagcttctaCAACCGTCCTGACCTGATCAAACACCAGAGGAGccacacaggggagaggccctatacgtgtggggtgtgtgggaagagcttcagccatAGCTCCGGCCTGATCATCCACATGGTAATCCACTCAGGGGaacggccctacgagtgtgggcagtgtgggaagagcttcagaaGGAGCTACGAACTGAGCAGACACCAGAGGAGAAACACAGGGGAACAGCCCTACAAGTGTCccgagtgtgggaagagcttctgcAAGCGTCCTGACCTGATCAAACACCAGAGGAGCCACATGGGGGAAGGTCCCTACGAgtgtgataaatgcaggaagaTGTTTTACACCAAGTCCAATCTCATCAAGCACCAGCGCactcacacagaggagaggcccttccgctgcccCGACTGCGGGAAGGGCTTCAGGTACAACTGCACCCTCGTCATCCACCGGAGGagccacactggggagaggccctacgagtgtgataaatgcaggaagaggtttcagaccagctcccatctcctgctgcacCAGCGCATTCACACAGATGAGAGGCCCTTCCGATGCCccgactgtgggaagggctttCAGCACAACTGCACCCTCGTCAAGCACCAGCGCATCCACACcggggagaggccctatgagtgttctgagtgtgggaagagcttctctcAGAGCGGTAACTTGGCCAGACACCAACGGAGCCAT gatggggAGAAGTCTCTCAAGTGCTcagaatgtgggaagagcttctccctGAGATCCTCCCTGGTCCGCCACATGAGAATCCACACAGAGGAACGTCCCTACAAgtgtgataaatgcaggaagaggtttCATATGAGTTACTGTCTTGTCAGGCATCAGCAGAGTCACAAAGGTGAGAGGCCGTTCTGCTGCCCCCATTGTGCAAAAGGCTTCAGGTACAACTCTGGCCTCATCAC GCCTGCGCATCACAgcggggagaggccctacgagtgtcctGAGTGTGGAAAGAGCTTCACCCAGAACTCCACCCTGACTGCCCACCTGAGGACCCACACGGGGGAATGGCCCTACGAGTGTGcagagtgtgggaagagcttcaggacGAGCTCTGAACTGACCATCCACCAGAGAAACCACCCTGGGGAACGGCCTTttgagtgtggggaatgtgggaacaGCTACCAGAGGAGGTGCCACCTGACCCACCACATGGAAGTCCACACAGGGCTGGAACAGCCCTACAAATGTGGGcggtgtgggaagagcttcatgTCAAAGTCCCACCTGATTGACCACCAGAcgatccacactggggagaggccctatgagtgtgtTTAATGCAtgaagaggtttcagaccagctcctttttcctcctgcaccagcagcttCACACAGATGAgaggcccttctgctgccctgactgcaggaagggcttcaagcaGAACGCTGCTCTCATCAGCCACTGGTGCATCCACaccggggagaggccctacgagtgttctgagtgtgggaagagcttctgtCAGAGCTCTATCTTGAGCAGACACCAACAAACCCTGCACTAA